A window from Dunckerocampus dactyliophorus isolate RoL2022-P2 chromosome 15, RoL_Ddac_1.1, whole genome shotgun sequence encodes these proteins:
- the LOC129168534 gene encoding cytosolic beta-glucosidase has product MFPCDFAWGAATAAYQIEGGWQADGKGPSIWDTFCHEGGRVCEEQTGDVSCNSYELWEKDLACIRRLGLTHYRLSLSWARLLPDGTTEHVSQKGVQYYNKVIEDLLSCDVSPMVTLYHFDLPQSLQNRGGWKAAAMATIFDSYARFCFQTFGDRVKLWITINEPYVCAKLGHEDGIHAPGLKEPGTAAYLVGHNMLRAHAMAWHSYDSLYRPTQGGVVSLAINSDWLEPLHPDCADDIAASRRCFAFTLGWFAWPLFVTGDYPETMRAAIDTQSRKLGYNGEPRLPTFSKHEPPVFGTADFFALNYYTSRKVKAGLECRQGMSMKSDRDAEEVLDPEWSICGVAWLAVVPCGLRKLLKYIKDTFHDPVVYITENGFSQVGPLVMEDAQRAEFYKDTIQEVEKAIGEDGVNVRGYFAWSLLDNFEWADGFSSRFGLFHVDFSDVGRKRTIYRSGLEYAKVISKYKAMYSKP; this is encoded by the exons ATGTTTCCATGTGACTTTGCGTGGGGGGCAGCCACTGCGGCGTATCAAATTGAAG GTGGCTGGCAAGCGGACGGGAAGGGTCCAAGCATCTGGGACACGTTCTGCCACGAGGGGGGCCGAGTGTGTGAGGAGCAAACAGGCGACGTGTCCTGCAACAGCTATGAATTGTGGGAAAAAGACCTGGCGTGCATCCGGCGGCTTGGACTTACACACTATCGTCTTTCTCTGTCCTGGGCCCGCCTCCTTCCCGATGGGACCACGGAGCATGTCAGTCAAAAAG GTGTGCAGTACTACAACAAAGTGATTGAGGACTTGCTGTCATGTGACGTGTCACCTATGGTCACGCTTTACCACTTTGACCTGCCTCAATCGCTCCAGAACCGAGGTGGCTGGAAAGCAGCCGCCATGGCCACCATCTTTGACAGCTACGCCCGTTTTTGCTTCCAAACGTTCGGCGACCGCGTCAAACTTTGGATCACCATCAATGAGCCGTACGTGTGCGCCAAGCTGGGCCACGAGGATGGCATCCACGCGCCAGGGTTGAAAGAACCGGGAACGGCGGCCTATCTGGTGGGCCACAACATGCTGAGAGCCCACGCCATGGCTTGGCACAGCTACGACTCCCTCTACAGACCAACACAAGGCGGAGTGGTGTCACTTGCTATCAATAGCGACTGGCTGGAGCCGTTACATCCTGACTGTGCCGATGACATTGCTGCTTCTCGTCGTTGCTTTGCATTCACACTCGGTTGGTTTGCCTGGCCGCTGTTTGTCACCGGGGATTATCCGGAAACGATGAGGGCAGCCATTGACACTCAAAGCAGGAAACTGGGATACAATGGCGAGCCAAGACTTCCTACTTTCTCCAAACATGAACCTCCTGTGTTCGGCACTGCTGACTTCTTTGCCTTAAACTACTACACGTCCCGTAAGGTCAAAGCCGGGTTGGAATGCAGGCAAGGGATGTCCATGAAGAGCGACCGGGATGCGGAAGAAGTCTTGGATCCAGAATGGAGTATTTGTGGAGTGGCCTGGCTGGCTGTGGTGCCCTGTGGCCTACGGAAGCTCCTGAAGTACATAAAG GACACTTTCCATGACCCAGTGGTCTACATCACGGAAAACGGCTTCTCTCAAGTCGGACCGCTGGTAATGGAGGATGCTCAGCGTGCAGAATTTTACAAGGACACCATCCAGGAAGTGGAAAAAG CAATTGGAGAAGATGGCGTCAACGTCCGTGGATACTTTGCATGGTCTCTCCTAGACAACTTCGAATGGGCCGACGGATTCAGCAGTCGCTTCGGATTATTCCACGTGGACTTTTCCGATGTGGGGAGGAAGCGGACGATATACCGCTCAGGCTTGGAGTATGCGAAGGTGATCTCAAAATACAAAGCTATGTACTCCAAACCatag